From one Coffea eugenioides isolate CCC68of chromosome 11, Ceug_1.0, whole genome shotgun sequence genomic stretch:
- the LOC113753166 gene encoding thioredoxin X, chloroplastic yields MEAASFCSSYRLPYTFPLPPIRTVGNLWKLRRFASYSSSSSINANGHLSASVRGSRSCSKTTSSSSLSSSMRIICGKVQEIKESEFSDVVLKSSTPVLVEFVATWCGPCRLIAPAVESLAQEYDEKLKVVKIDHDSNPRLIEEYKVYGLPTLILFTNGKEVPESRREGAITKVKLKEYVDGLLETVSVS; encoded by the exons ATGGAAGCTGCGTCGTTTTGCTCCAGTTATAGACTCCCCTACACTTTCCCTCTCCCTCCAATCCGTACAGTTGGAAACTTGTGGAAACTACGTCGTTTTGCTTCgtattcttcctcttcttctatCAATGCTAACGGTCATCTTTCAGCTTCAGTCCGCGGCAGCAGAAGCTGCAGCAAGACGACGTCGTCATCCTCACTCTCATCGTCAATGAGGATAATTTGCGGTAAGGTACAGGAGATTAAAGAGAGTGAGTTCTCCGACGTCGTTTTGAAGTCCAGTACTCCTGTCCTTGTCGAATTCGTTGCCACGTGGTGCGGCCCCTGCCGTTTGATCGCTCCCGCCGTCGAATCTCTTGCTCAG GAGTATGATGAAAAACTAAAGGTTGTGAAAATTGACCATGATTCAAATCCTCGACTTATTGAAGAATACAAGGTGTATGGGTTACCAACATTGATTCTCTTCACAAATGGGAAGGAAGTCCCAGAGAGCAGGAGGGAAGGTGCAATAACAAAAGTAAAGCTGAAGGAGTATGTCGACGGCCTTCTGGAGACAGTATCTGTCTCATGA
- the LOC113752043 gene encoding sugar transport protein 10-like, with amino-acid sequence MAGGGFVSQGGAGNYEGKVTCFVIMTCLVAASGGLLFGYDIGISGGVTSMDEFLQKFFPEVYKKEKNLSGNTSNYCKFDSAVLTLFTSSLYLAALVASFFASATTKALGRKASMVIGGLVFLIGAIINGAAMNVAMLIIGRLLLGVGVGYANQAVPVYLSEMAPAKIRGALNIGFQMAVTIGIFGANLVNYATSKMQHNGWRFSLGGAMVPAIIMTVGSLFLPDTPNSLIERGKKDEARQMLKKIRGTENVDEEYNDLVVASEASNQVQQPWKDILDRKHRPHLVIVSLIPFFQQLTGINVIMFYAPVLFKTLGFGDEASLVSAVVSGLVNVFATVVSIISVDRFGRRALFLEGGIQMILSQLGVGILIAKVFGVSGEGTFTKTQGDIALFLICVYVAAFAWSWGPLGWLVPSEIFPLEIRSAGQSINVSVNMFFTFIIGQLFLTMLCHLKFGLFFFFGGFVIMMTLFVYFFLPETKNVPIEEMNRVWKAHWFWGKYIPDDAVGLRHQPKSIEF; translated from the exons ATGGCAGGAGGTGGTTTTGTCTCTCAAGGTGGTGCAGGAAACTATGAGGGCAAGGTGACATGCTTTGTAATTATGACATGTTTGGTTGCTGCCAGTGGTGGTCTCCTTTTTGGTTATGACATTGGTATCTCAG GAGGGGTTACGTCAATGGATGAGTTCTTGCAAAAGTTCTTTCCGGAGGtgtataaaaaggaaaagaacctTAGTGGAAATACTAGCAACTATTGCAAATTTGACAGTGCAGTTCTGACACTTTTCACCTCTTCCCTTTACTTAGCAGCCCTGGTTGCCTCCTTCTTTGCTTCTGCAACAACAAAAGCATTGGGAAGAAAGGCCTCCATGGTAATTGGAGGTCTAGTATTTCTTATAGGTGCAATCATCAATGGAGCTGCCATGAATGTTGCAATGCTCATCATTGGTCGTCTCTTGCTCGGTGTAGGCGTTGGATATGCTAACCAG GCAGTTCCAGTTTACCTATCAGAAATGGCGCCCGCGAAGATCAGGGGTGCACTCAACATTGGTTTCCAAATGGCTGTAACAATAGGAATTTTCGGAGCCAATTTGGTGAACTACGCAACATCAAAGATGCAGCACAATGGATGGAGATTTTCTCTGGGTGGGGCAATGGTCCCTGCTATTATCATGACCGTCGGATCTCTCTTCTTACCAGACACTCCCAATTCCCTGATTGAGAGAGGCAAGAAAGATGAAGCAAGGCAAATGTTGAAGAAAATCCGTGGAACCGAGAATGTGGATGAGGAATACAACGATCTTGTGGTGGCAAGTGAAGCTTCAAACCAAGTCCAGCAACCATGGAAGGATATCTTGGACAGGAAACATAGGCCTCATCTGGTCATTGTTTCCCTCATTCCATTTTTCCAGCAACTCACTGGCATCAATGTGATCATGTTTTATGCCCCTGTTCTTTTTAAGACTCTTGGCTTTGGTGATGAAGCTTCCCTCGTTAGTGCTGTGGTCTCTGGTCTGGTGAATGTCTTCGCCACTGTGGTGTCAATCATCAGTGTTGATAGGTTTGGGAGAAGGGCATTGTTCTTGGAAGGTGGAATCCAAATGATCCTTTCCCAG TTGGGCGTTGGAATTCTGATTGCCAAAGTTTTCGGAGTATCTGGGGAGGGAACCTTCACCAAAACTCAAGGCGATATTGCACTGTTCTTGATCTGTGTGTACGTTGCTGCATTTGCATGGTCTTGGGGACCTTTGGGGTGGTTGGTGCCTAGTGAAATCTTTCCCCTCGAAATCCGATCAGCCGGGCAATCCATCAATGTTTCTGTAAACATGTTCTTCACATTCATAATCGGACAGCTCTTCCTAACTATGCTTTGCCACTTGAAATTTggcctcttcttcttcttcggcgGATTTGTGATCATGATGACTTTGTTCGTCTATTTCTTCTTGCCTGAGACCAAGAATGTGCCAATTGAAGAAATGAATAGAGTCTGGAAGGCTCACTGGTTCTGGGGAAAGTATATCCCAGATGATGCTGTTGGCCTTCGCCATCAGCCAAAATCAATCGAATTTTGA